Proteins encoded in a region of the Trypanosoma brucei gambiense DAL972 chromosome 11, complete sequence genome:
- a CDS encoding RAD51 protein, putative, with the protein MVPTGSREVDKLLGGGIEVGSITELFGEFRTGKTQFCHTLCVTCQLPLSQGGGEGMALYIDTEGTFRPERLVAVAERYSLDPEAVLENVACARAYNTDHQQQLLLQASATMAEHRVAIIVVDSATALYRTDYNGRGELAARQMHLGKFLRSLRNLANEYNVAVVVTNQVVANVDGAAPTFQADSKKPIGGHIMAHASTTRLSLRKGRGEQRIIKVYDSPCLAESEAIFGIYENGVGDVRD; encoded by the coding sequence ATGGTCCCGACAGGCAGCCGTGAGGTGGACAAACTCCTTGGAGGTGGCATTGAAGTTGGTAGCATCACGGAACTTTTCGGTGAGTTTCGCACAGGGAAGACGCAGTTCTGCCATACCCTTTGTGTTACATGCCAACTTCCACTTTCGCAAGGTGGTGGTGAGGGAATGGCGCTTTATATTGACACTGAGGGAACATTCCGTCCTGAGCGCTTGGTAGCTGTGGCGGAACGGTACAGCCTGGACCCAGAGGCCGTTCTTGAAAATGTGGCGTGCGCTCGTGCTTACAACACggaccatcagcagcagttgttgttgcaagCGTCCGCCACTATGGCTGAGCACCGTGTCGCAATAATCGTTGTTGATTCCGCCACAGCTCTTTACCGTACTGATTACAATGGACGGGGTGAGTTGGCAGCACGGCAGATGCATCTTGGAAAGTTCCTCCGCTCTTTGCGCAATCTTGCTAATGAGTACAACGTGGCCGTCGTTGTTACCAATCAGGTTGTTGCCAATGTGGATGGTGCTGCCCCCACATTCCAAGCGGATTCTAAGAAACCCATTGGGGGCCACATCATGGCACATGCCTCCACTACACGGTTGAGCTTacggaagggaaggggagaacAGCGTATTATTAAGGTGTATGACTCACCTTGTCTCGCTGAAAGTGAGGCCATCTTCGGCATCTATGAGAACGGTGTGGGAGACGTTAGGGACTAG